CTGTTTCCGCTATCGTTGACCGTGGAGGAGGGCGAAATCTTCGGCTTCCTGGGCCCCAACGGCGCCGGAAAGACCACTACTCTTAAGCTCCTCCTGGGTCTGATTTTTCCGACTGCGGGCTCGGCCCGGATCCTGGGCAAGGAATGGACCGACCCGACAGTCAAGTCGCAGATCGGCTTCCTTCCCGAGCAGCCGTATTTTTATGACTACCTGACCGCTCGCGAGCTCTTGCAGTATTATGGACGCCTGTCTGGCATCCCTGGAAAGAACCTTTCGAAGCGGATTGACGCGGTTCTCGCGCGCGTCGGTCTGCCCGAAGTTGGCGGCCTCCAGCTGCGCAAGTTCTCGAAGGGTATGCTGCAGCGGGTGGGAATCGCGCAGGCCATTCTCCATGATCCTACGGTGGTCTTTCTCGATGAGCCTATGTCGGGCCTGGACCCGATGGGGCGGCGTGAAGTGCGGAACTTGATCGAGGAACTCAAGCACGCCGGCAAGACGATCTTCTTCTCGACACACATTCTCTCAGACGCGGAAGCGCTGTGCGACCGCGTCGCGGTGATTCACCTGGGTCAGCTGCGCGCCGTGGGTGCGGTCGCGGAATTAACCGCCAATGTGCGC
The window above is part of the Terriglobales bacterium genome. Proteins encoded here:
- a CDS encoding ABC transporter ATP-binding protein; translated protein: MSAIETNALEKTYSVGFWLKKQTQALFPLSLTVEEGEIFGFLGPNGAGKTTTLKLLLGLIFPTAGSARILGKEWTDPTVKSQIGFLPEQPYFYDYLTARELLQYYGRLSGIPGKNLSKRIDAVLARVGLPEVGGLQLRKFSKGMLQRVGIAQAILHDPTVVFLDEPMSGLDPMGRREVRNLIEELKHAGKTIFFSTHILSDAEALCDRVAVIHLGQLRAVGAVAELTANVRGQVELVWQGTVVPACMKALRADCHITGDTVRAILPEESQDFAIDALRRERLRLIAVTPVRTTLEQYFVEKLKTSEKTAGVQA